One Rhabdothermincola sediminis DNA window includes the following coding sequences:
- a CDS encoding acyl-CoA dehydrogenase family protein: MDFELSDDQMALQEGVRNFCEGRVPMQVIRVLADGGALDRDLWRELADMGVFSLRLPEADGGVGLGWADAVLVFEELGRALVPGPLVWTHLAAGLVPGAASGETVVGGIERDDPSRLVEHLGSLDVVLIVDAEGVWQVDAGALASREIAHPLDPLTPVRELTEPLPQGDRLAGPDTAAQLREQGAALVAGLLLGVAEAATDLAVTYARERVQFDKPIGAFQAVKHLLADMFTRVEVARGAVYAAGVTLDDPAVGSVERAVAAAKLTAAEAAIGNGKSCIQVHGGMGYTWEVDAHLYFKRAYALEPAFGGIDACADTMADLLAST, encoded by the coding sequence ATGGACTTCGAGCTCTCCGACGACCAGATGGCCCTCCAGGAGGGGGTGCGCAACTTCTGCGAGGGCCGGGTGCCGATGCAGGTGATCCGTGTCCTCGCCGACGGCGGCGCGCTCGACCGGGACCTGTGGCGTGAGCTGGCGGACATGGGGGTGTTCTCCCTGCGGCTCCCCGAAGCCGACGGGGGGGTGGGGCTCGGTTGGGCCGATGCGGTCCTGGTGTTCGAGGAGCTAGGTCGGGCGCTGGTGCCCGGACCGCTGGTGTGGACCCATCTCGCCGCCGGTCTGGTGCCGGGGGCGGCGTCGGGCGAGACCGTGGTGGGGGGCATCGAGCGCGACGACCCCTCCCGTCTGGTCGAGCACCTCGGGTCGCTCGATGTCGTGCTGATCGTCGACGCGGAGGGGGTCTGGCAGGTCGACGCCGGCGCACTCGCCAGCCGGGAGATCGCGCACCCCCTCGATCCGCTCACCCCCGTGCGGGAGCTCACCGAGCCCTTGCCCCAGGGCGACCGGCTGGCAGGGCCTGACACGGCTGCGCAGCTACGTGAGCAGGGTGCGGCACTGGTCGCTGGTCTCCTCCTGGGCGTCGCCGAAGCAGCGACCGACCTGGCGGTGACCTATGCCCGCGAGCGGGTCCAGTTCGACAAGCCGATCGGTGCGTTTCAGGCGGTCAAGCACCTCCTCGCCGATATGTTCACCCGGGTCGAGGTGGCCCGCGGGGCGGTCTACGCCGCCGGGGTGACCCTCGACGACCCCGCGGTCGGCTCCGTCGAGCGCGCGGTGGCCGCGGCGAAGCTGACCGCCGCAGAGGCGGCGATCGGGAACGGCAAGAGCTGCATCCAGGTGCACGGCGGGATGGGGTACACCTGGGAGGTCGACGCGCACCTCTACTTCAAACGGGCCTACGCGCTGGAGCCCGCGTTCGGCGGCATCGACGCCTGTGCCGACACCATGGCGGACCTGCTCGCTTCGACGTGA
- a CDS encoding acyl-CoA dehydrogenase: MDLRYTEAEQQFRKELREWLAEALPTLPPKPAPDDWPARRAYDTGWQRMLHDAGYAGINWPKEYGGRGATLTEQLIYLEETTLAGAPYIGVNFVGLLHCGPTIMAEGTDEQKREHLPRILRGEEVWCQGFSEPGAGSDLASLSCRAVRDGDEYVITGQKIWTSFAQVADYCELLVRTDPGSKHRGITWLICPMDTPGIEIREIRTIVGSSEFSEVFFDGARVPVANRVGEENDGWRVAMVTFSFERGTGFISDLVETNRMISELAALARKVTRRSATAWDDVAIRREIGHLQAEMDALWAMTKRNLAQAERHGIPGPASSVVKVYYSELFQRLTDLAMRVLDRASLSRDDLGGLPSGVFVEERLRSTSFTIAAGTSQIQRNIIAERILGLPKG, from the coding sequence GTGGATCTCCGCTACACGGAAGCCGAGCAGCAGTTCCGCAAGGAGCTGCGGGAGTGGTTGGCCGAGGCGCTCCCCACTCTGCCCCCCAAGCCGGCTCCCGACGACTGGCCCGCCCGCCGGGCCTACGACACGGGCTGGCAGCGGATGCTCCACGATGCCGGTTACGCGGGCATCAACTGGCCCAAGGAGTACGGCGGGCGGGGGGCCACGCTCACCGAGCAGCTCATCTACCTCGAGGAGACCACCCTCGCCGGCGCGCCCTACATCGGGGTGAACTTCGTCGGCCTGCTGCACTGCGGCCCGACGATCATGGCGGAGGGCACCGACGAGCAGAAGCGCGAGCACCTGCCACGCATCCTGCGGGGCGAGGAGGTCTGGTGCCAGGGTTTCTCCGAGCCCGGCGCGGGGTCGGATCTCGCCTCCCTGTCGTGCCGGGCGGTGCGTGACGGCGACGAGTACGTCATCACCGGCCAGAAGATCTGGACCTCCTTCGCCCAGGTGGCCGACTACTGCGAGCTGCTGGTGCGCACCGACCCGGGCTCCAAGCACCGGGGCATCACCTGGTTGATCTGCCCCATGGACACGCCCGGCATCGAGATCCGCGAGATCCGCACCATCGTCGGTTCCAGCGAGTTCAGCGAGGTGTTCTTCGACGGCGCCCGGGTGCCGGTGGCCAACCGGGTGGGGGAGGAGAACGACGGTTGGCGGGTGGCGATGGTGACGTTCAGCTTCGAGCGAGGTACCGGGTTCATCTCGGACCTGGTGGAGACCAACCGGATGATCTCCGAGCTGGCCGCGCTGGCCCGCAAGGTCACCCGCCGCTCGGCCACGGCGTGGGACGACGTGGCCATCCGCCGCGAGATCGGCCACCTGCAAGCCGAGATGGACGCCCTGTGGGCCATGACCAAGCGCAACCTGGCCCAAGCGGAGCGCCACGGCATCCCCGGCCCCGCCAGCTCGGTGGTGAAGGTGTACTACTCGGAGCTGTTCCAGCGCCTGACCGATCTGGCCATGCGGGTGCTCGATCGGGCCTCGCTGAGCCGTGACGACCTGGGCGGTCTACCCAGTGGCGTGTTCGTGGAGGAACGACTCCGCTCCACCTCGTTCACCATCGCCGCCGGTACCAGCCAGATCCAACGCAACATCATCGCCGAGCGCATCCTCGGCCTCCCCAAGGGGTGA